A window of Brachybacterium fresconis contains these coding sequences:
- a CDS encoding helix-turn-helix domain-containing protein translates to MATSSALLHPVRLRIVQALLGEGELTTHQLHERLSDVPIATLYRHVGHLVKHELIEVADEQQIRGASEKTYRLAPGFANPSAEELNSLSNEELLTAFTVFTSGLIRDFDDYLQAGDPDLYADRVSFAQASFWASDEEVDEFGRALMAALEGLLANDATPDRRRRTLSTVLMPRAEAGPGDAAQREATQKGSEADE, encoded by the coding sequence ATGGCTACTTCTTCAGCGCTGCTGCATCCGGTCCGGCTTCGTATCGTCCAGGCGTTGCTGGGTGAGGGGGAGCTGACGACGCATCAGCTTCATGAGCGGTTGTCCGATGTTCCGATCGCCACGCTGTACCGGCACGTCGGCCACCTGGTCAAGCACGAGTTGATCGAGGTGGCCGATGAGCAGCAGATTCGGGGTGCGAGCGAGAAGACCTACCGGCTGGCTCCGGGGTTCGCGAACCCTTCGGCGGAGGAGCTGAACTCTCTGAGCAACGAGGAGCTCCTGACGGCGTTCACGGTGTTCACCTCGGGTCTGATCCGCGACTTCGACGACTACCTGCAAGCGGGAGACCCTGACCTGTACGCCGATCGGGTGAGTTTCGCTCAGGCCTCGTTCTGGGCGAGCGATGAGGAGGTCGATGAGTTCGGCCGCGCCCTCATGGCGGCACTCGAAGGCCTGCTGGCCAACGATGCGACCCCGGATCGTCGTCGCCGGACTCTCAGCACGGTGCTGATGCCGCGAGCAGAAGCCGGGCCAGGAGACGCCGCTCAGCGAGAAGCGACACAGAAGGGATCGGAGGCAGACGAATGA
- a CDS encoding ABC transporter ATP-binding protein yields the protein MSATDTANVSGIVAGYGDTEVLGPVDLSLRPGVTALLGRNGSGKTTLMRTLCGIIPALSGTCTVLGSTVADGAAVRSSVGYLGHESALASALTVEENLRFWENITSTYPDATVVPAEELVERFDLADLLDKKVSSLSRGQRQRVDLARLAMTDPEFIVLDEPLTGLDPVYAAQTRALLSEWGETRTVLYSTHSVPEALELARHFLIVQGRDLIELDCDHEAVTETTILDVLEAHA from the coding sequence ATGAGCGCGACCGATACTGCCAACGTCTCCGGGATCGTGGCGGGTTACGGCGACACCGAGGTGCTCGGTCCGGTCGACCTGTCGCTGCGGCCGGGCGTGACCGCACTGCTGGGCCGCAACGGCTCGGGCAAGACGACGCTGATGCGCACGCTGTGCGGCATCATCCCCGCTCTGAGCGGCACCTGCACGGTACTCGGCTCTACCGTGGCCGACGGCGCTGCCGTCCGGTCCAGCGTGGGCTATCTCGGGCACGAGTCCGCGCTCGCGAGCGCGCTCACTGTGGAAGAGAACCTGCGGTTCTGGGAGAACATCACGAGCACCTACCCGGATGCCACCGTCGTCCCCGCCGAGGAACTGGTTGAGCGTTTCGACCTCGCCGATCTGCTCGACAAGAAGGTGTCCTCGCTCAGCCGGGGTCAACGGCAACGGGTCGATCTGGCACGGCTCGCGATGACCGATCCCGAGTTCATCGTGCTCGACGAGCCGCTCACCGGCCTTGATCCGGTCTACGCCGCGCAGACCCGTGCCCTGCTCAGCGAATGGGGCGAGACCCGCACGGTGCTCTACTCCACGCACAGCGTGCCCGAAGCGCTCGAACTGGCGCGGCACTTCCTGATCGTCCAGGGCCGCGACCTCATCGAGTTGGACTGCGACCACGAAGCGGTGACCGAGACGACGATCCTCGACGTGCTGGAGGCCCACGCATGA
- a CDS encoding PLD nuclease N-terminal domain-containing protein has translation MNLVNFDAAMLIPLIPVLVLAVLLIGWSLIDIGRRPVQHLPKWAWALIVLLAIPLGAVVYLIIGRTRGQKLRDEDLR, from the coding sequence GTGAATCTCGTGAATTTCGATGCGGCGATGCTCATCCCGCTCATCCCCGTGCTCGTCCTCGCCGTCCTGCTGATCGGGTGGTCGCTGATCGACATTGGCCGGCGACCCGTTCAGCACCTCCCCAAGTGGGCGTGGGCGCTGATCGTGCTGCTCGCGATCCCGCTCGGCGCGGTCGTCTACCTCATCATCGGCCGCACCCGAGGTCAGAAGCTCCGAGATGAGGACCTGCGATGA
- a CDS encoding ABC transporter ATP-binding protein — MTTALTVKDLTRVYPGGGGVRGIGFTADEHAVTAVIGPNGAGKTVLFSIIAGLAQAESGTVDFASPKARVAYCPDVPQFESWLTALEVVETSLAVSRESTGRVRIARGTGGDGFARGALEACGLGSVMDRRVADFSRGMLQRLGIAAALVTDPEILILDEPNSALDPIGRADVRDIITEQKRHRCILLSSHMLSEVEQLADHIVVIDQGRVVTRGTTASILTDGLEPVWTIRLGAPAQISAADLAVAVPEARFEFETDTLCTARFRSFEAAGSQLMTALHIFRSPVIEVTLRDRDLDASFARIVQNQEHR; from the coding sequence ATGACCACGGCCCTGACCGTCAAGGATCTCACCCGCGTCTACCCCGGAGGCGGGGGCGTCCGGGGCATCGGCTTCACCGCCGACGAACACGCCGTGACCGCGGTCATCGGCCCTAACGGGGCGGGAAAGACCGTGCTCTTCAGCATCATCGCGGGCCTCGCCCAGGCCGAGTCGGGCACCGTCGACTTCGCCTCGCCGAAAGCGCGAGTGGCGTATTGCCCCGACGTACCCCAGTTCGAGTCCTGGCTCACCGCCCTTGAAGTCGTGGAGACCTCCCTCGCCGTCTCACGCGAGAGCACGGGCCGGGTGCGGATCGCCCGCGGCACCGGCGGCGACGGCTTCGCACGCGGAGCACTCGAGGCGTGCGGTCTCGGCTCGGTGATGGATCGTCGTGTCGCGGACTTCTCTCGCGGCATGCTGCAACGCCTCGGGATCGCCGCGGCACTGGTCACCGATCCGGAGATCCTGATCCTCGACGAGCCGAACAGCGCGCTCGACCCCATCGGCCGCGCCGACGTGCGCGACATCATCACCGAGCAGAAACGTCACCGCTGCATCCTGCTCTCCAGCCATATGCTCAGCGAGGTCGAACAGCTCGCCGACCACATCGTCGTCATCGATCAGGGCCGCGTCGTCACCCGGGGCACCACGGCATCGATCCTCACCGACGGCCTCGAACCCGTCTGGACGATCCGTCTCGGCGCACCCGCGCAGATCAGCGCCGCAGACCTCGCCGTCGCTGTTCCCGAGGCCCGCTTCGAGTTCGAGACGGACACGCTGTGCACCGCCCGCTTCCGCAGCTTCGAGGCCGCCGGGAGCCAGCTCATGACCGCCCTGCACATCTTCCGTTCGCCCGTCATCGAGGTCACCCTGCGCGACCGCGACCTCGACGCCTCCTTCGCCCGCATCGTCCAGAATCAGGAACACCGATGA
- a CDS encoding ABC transporter, translating to MSLILASARVETRRLTRSGLFIGLLAVFAFFGLSGPALALYMPEILGAAAGTEQLTIEAADARPEDGIALFNQSAMQLGLILAVAVAITSLNWDARPGSSIFYRTRVRHLARLTVPRLAIGWIAVIASYTVALLLAAGLTVMFLGPIETELIVTVGITSTIYLVMAMSIGYLIMVLTRRTAAAIAAATVLMLLLPLLSSIDALTPWAPTTLLATPGLGLADLAAPLLSAVAVSAACVVTASFVANRQSLRRDA from the coding sequence ATGAGCCTCATCCTTGCCTCGGCGCGCGTCGAGACGCGCCGCCTCACCCGCTCCGGCCTGTTCATCGGGCTGCTTGCCGTGTTCGCGTTCTTCGGGCTCTCCGGCCCCGCCCTCGCCCTCTACATGCCCGAGATCCTGGGAGCCGCCGCGGGCACCGAGCAACTCACCATCGAAGCCGCCGACGCGAGGCCGGAAGACGGGATCGCGCTGTTCAACCAGAGCGCCATGCAACTCGGACTCATCCTCGCCGTCGCCGTCGCGATCACCTCGCTGAACTGGGATGCCCGGCCAGGCTCCTCGATCTTCTACCGCACCCGCGTGAGACACCTCGCCCGGCTCACAGTGCCCCGCCTCGCCATCGGCTGGATCGCCGTTATCGCCAGCTACACCGTGGCGCTCCTGCTCGCCGCCGGGCTCACAGTCATGTTCCTCGGGCCGATCGAGACCGAACTGATCGTCACCGTCGGTATCACCTCGACGATCTACCTCGTCATGGCGATGAGCATCGGCTACCTCATCATGGTGCTCACCCGGCGCACCGCCGCCGCGATCGCCGCCGCCACGGTGTTGATGCTGTTGCTGCCGCTGCTGAGCAGCATCGATGCGCTCACTCCCTGGGCACCGACGACGCTCCTGGCAACACCCGGGCTCGGGCTTGCGGACCTTGCGGCACCGCTGCTCTCGGCGGTTGCCGTCTCCGCCGCATGCGTGGTCACCGCAAGTTTCGTCGCCAACCGGCAGAGCCTCAGACGCGATGCGTAA
- a CDS encoding helix-turn-helix transcriptional regulator has protein sequence MKVIVVRDGSAILFSEFGQKPVRAGDVILLGPNVLCGSEPEGHITVTTIYADTDYVIDQAFWQYAGLLHDRLDAPVFVKETFTEPAQVIRLGEHHAGLLMPWLDELVALSLDDEDARFHRMQALWFAVVDRIAPHVRVTDHRVSPAQRARSMPVHPRVRRFAPARPEAVKVREALSGAIAESWTLKNLAGMVHLSTKQLSRMFVDAYGKTPLAYLTMRRVEEMARLLRETNLTIEQAGRKVGWHSRNRASEAFRQATGMTPSRYRGLQMARNRNSA, from the coding sequence GTGAAGGTCATCGTCGTCAGAGACGGCAGCGCGATCCTCTTTAGTGAATTCGGGCAGAAGCCCGTGCGTGCCGGTGACGTCATCTTGCTTGGCCCGAACGTTCTGTGCGGGTCCGAACCCGAGGGGCACATCACGGTCACCACGATCTACGCGGATACCGACTATGTGATCGACCAGGCGTTCTGGCAGTACGCGGGCCTTCTGCATGATCGGCTCGATGCGCCGGTGTTCGTCAAGGAGACCTTCACCGAGCCGGCACAGGTCATTCGCCTGGGTGAGCATCACGCCGGCTTGCTTATGCCCTGGCTTGATGAGCTGGTCGCGCTCAGTCTCGATGATGAGGATGCCAGGTTCCACAGGATGCAGGCGCTCTGGTTCGCGGTCGTGGACCGCATCGCTCCGCACGTCCGCGTCACCGATCACCGGGTCTCACCCGCGCAGCGAGCGCGGAGCATGCCAGTGCATCCGCGGGTACGCCGATTCGCGCCCGCCCGACCCGAAGCGGTCAAAGTGCGTGAAGCGCTCAGTGGGGCGATCGCCGAGTCATGGACACTGAAAAACTTGGCGGGGATGGTGCATCTGTCGACGAAACAACTGTCGCGAATGTTCGTCGATGCTTACGGAAAAACGCCGCTGGCGTATCTGACGATGCGGCGGGTCGAGGAAATGGCCCGCTTGCTCCGGGAGACCAATCTCACCATCGAGCAGGCGGGCCGCAAAGTCGGGTGGCATTCCCGCAACCGCGCCTCTGAGGCATTCCGGCAAGCAACCGGCATGACCCCGAGTAGGTATCGAGGGCTGCAGATGGCGAGGAACCGGAACTCAGCATGA
- a CDS encoding VOC family protein, translating to MITHIASAILYVTDQDESLAFYRDVLGFEVITDADMGGGARWLEVRPAGAQTAIVLLAAAAFGRSPGEGANLTFASSDIATTIEVLHSRGAEVSEPVEEPWGTYATVVGPDDHRVQFNERRKHI from the coding sequence ATGATCACTCACATAGCGTCTGCGATCCTGTATGTGACCGACCAGGATGAGAGTCTCGCCTTCTACCGAGACGTTCTGGGATTTGAAGTCATCACCGATGCCGACATGGGCGGCGGAGCTCGCTGGCTGGAAGTGCGCCCGGCCGGTGCACAGACCGCCATCGTCCTATTGGCTGCTGCAGCTTTTGGCCGGTCTCCAGGGGAAGGTGCGAATCTGACTTTCGCCAGCAGCGACATCGCCACGACCATCGAAGTTCTGCACTCTCGCGGAGCAGAGGTTTCAGAACCGGTCGAAGAGCCGTGGGGTACTTATGCGACCGTCGTCGGTCCGGACGACCATAGGGTGCAGTTCAACGAACGACGCAAGCACATATAG
- a CDS encoding IS5 family transposase (programmed frameshift), producing the protein MARTTSRFRQFTDEQWERIEPLLPSNAGRQGHPFRDNRRIVEAIVYRYRTGIPWRDLPRDEFGPWQTVWKRHARYAADGTWDRILQRILADADAAGMIDWDVSVDATICRAHQHATNTSRLDQDTGGTSNHRNLPASECEPAGHGIGRSRGGLTTKIHSAVDGHGRPLASVVTGGQRNDGAMLHEVLAEIHVPRRGRGRPRSRPDAVLADRAYSNGALRRELRRRRITAVIPEKRDTIAARARRGSAGGRPPAFDAGLYKGRNVIERSFALAKQWRGLATRYDKLAITYRAAVTLCAIMTWLRATG; encoded by the exons ATGGCACGAACGACGTCGAGGTTCCGCCAGTTCACCGACGAGCAGTGGGAACGGATCGAGCCGCTGCTGCCGTCCAACGCCGGTCGGCAGGGGCATCCGTTTCGCGACAATCGCAGAATCGTCGAAGCGATCGTCTACCGCTACCGGACGGGCATCCCGTGGCGGGACCTGCCGCGGGACGAGTTCGGTCCGTGGCAGACGGTCTGGAAGCGCCATGCTCGCTATGCCGCGGACGGCACCTGGGACCGGATCCTGCAGCGCATCCTCGCCGACGCAGACGCTGCCGGGATGATCGACTGGGATGTGTCGGTCGACGCGACCATCTGCCGTGCCCACCAGCACGCGACGAACACCAGCCGTCTCGACCAGGACACAGGGGGCACG TCGAATCACAGGAACCTGCCGGCCAGCGAGTGTGAACCCGCAGGCCACGGCATCGGGCGGTCGCGCGGCGGGTTGACCACGAAGATCCACAGTGCCGTCGACGGGCATGGCCGGCCGCTGGCGTCGGTGGTCACCGGCGGTCAGCGCAACGACGGCGCGATGCTCCACGAGGTCTTGGCCGAAATACACGTGCCTCGCCGGGGGCGGGGTCGGCCGCGCTCTCGGCCGGATGCGGTGCTCGCCGATCGGGCCTATTCGAATGGCGCGCTGCGCCGCGAACTACGGCGTCGCAGGATCACCGCCGTGATCCCGGAAAAGCGGGACACGATCGCCGCCCGCGCCCGCCGCGGCAGCGCCGGTGGCCGGCCTCCGGCGTTCGACGCCGGCTTGTACAAGGGCCGCAACGTCATCGAACGATCCTTCGCCCTGGCCAAGCAATGGCGAGGCCTTGCCACCCGCTACGACAAACTCGCGATAACCTACCGCGCCGCCGTCACCCTCTGCGCCATCATGACCTGGCTACGCGCCACGGGGTAG
- a CDS encoding nuclear transport factor 2 family protein, whose translation MAMVDGLAPSFEYRFHGDHALGGRRTTRESMIRWWKRILDLLPGARFDIHDILVSGGPWRTRIAVRASISGDLPGNVRYENTVFQFMTLAWGKVISVETVEDLQVLERALAAVAENGNPEPLAAPIND comes from the coding sequence ATGGCGATGGTCGACGGACTCGCCCCGTCGTTCGAATACCGCTTTCACGGCGATCACGCGCTGGGCGGCCGCCGCACAACACGCGAGTCGATGATCCGCTGGTGGAAGCGCATCCTCGATCTTCTTCCGGGAGCTCGCTTCGATATCCACGACATCCTGGTCAGCGGTGGGCCGTGGAGGACTCGCATCGCTGTGCGGGCATCGATCTCGGGTGATCTGCCTGGGAACGTACGCTACGAGAACACGGTGTTCCAGTTCATGACACTTGCATGGGGCAAGGTCATCTCCGTGGAAACCGTGGAAGACCTTCAAGTGCTTGAACGAGCACTTGCCGCCGTCGCAGAGAATGGAAATCCCGAGCCTCTCGCCGCACCCATCAATGACTAG
- a CDS encoding alpha/beta fold hydrolase — MKELIDGTPPQQILRHDIYDLAAFPATFVHRRGVLLGDAAHAMTPDLGQGAGQAIEDAATLTLLLRGANADDLDRILQQFDRLRHSRTHGLWRQSRLTGRVAQAASPLAVRLRDTGLRAAPSPLIAGAMTKLQQWKAPLDQTQAARKSRIKRSGQKGTDIVIESGATPVSVRVRGHGPGVVLVPGGMQTAADLDRLAAFLATTFTTITIDRRGRGASSNLSSLGGMDAEAEDVLNVAKTMNAHHLFGLSSGALIALKAAQIEPNHIDSVALYEPPLATSGYHEAFDWTDDVAQMLEADQKVAALTRMIEVVGDHWAVKLAPRVLLRLVAATALRWGRGADGERLETLLPTFRQDARIVREARAMLPAVPTINARTLLMSGDRAAESLIAALNVLERELPNARRIQLQGVGHLSAANGGNPQRIASTLKAFFKNTSAP; from the coding sequence ATCAAGGAACTGATCGACGGGACACCACCGCAGCAAATCCTCCGGCACGACATCTACGACCTCGCCGCCTTCCCCGCGACCTTCGTCCACCGTCGAGGCGTACTACTCGGAGACGCCGCCCACGCGATGACTCCCGACCTCGGCCAAGGCGCAGGTCAGGCCATCGAGGACGCCGCCACCCTGACCCTGCTCCTGCGCGGTGCCAACGCAGATGACCTCGATCGAATCCTCCAACAGTTCGATCGTCTTCGACATTCGCGCACCCATGGACTATGGCGCCAGTCACGCCTCACTGGACGCGTCGCACAGGCGGCAAGCCCGCTCGCCGTCCGTCTGCGCGATACCGGGCTCCGTGCCGCACCGTCCCCACTGATCGCCGGCGCCATGACCAAGCTGCAACAGTGGAAGGCACCGCTTGACCAGACACAGGCTGCTCGCAAATCGCGGATAAAGCGGAGCGGTCAGAAGGGCACGGATATCGTCATCGAGAGCGGAGCTACGCCGGTATCGGTTCGCGTGCGGGGTCACGGTCCGGGAGTCGTCCTCGTGCCCGGCGGTATGCAGACTGCCGCCGACCTCGACCGGCTCGCCGCATTCTTGGCGACAACATTCACAACGATCACAATCGACCGGCGTGGGCGCGGCGCAAGCTCCAATCTTTCGTCCCTGGGCGGCATGGACGCCGAGGCTGAAGATGTACTCAATGTCGCCAAGACCATGAATGCGCACCATCTGTTTGGCCTCTCAAGCGGTGCGCTCATCGCCCTGAAAGCGGCCCAGATCGAACCGAACCACATCGATTCTGTAGCTCTCTACGAGCCACCACTCGCAACATCCGGCTATCACGAGGCGTTCGACTGGACAGACGACGTGGCGCAGATGCTGGAAGCAGATCAGAAAGTCGCCGCGCTCACGCGGATGATTGAGGTTGTCGGCGACCATTGGGCCGTCAAGCTCGCACCTCGCGTCCTCTTGAGACTTGTCGCGGCCACCGCGCTGCGCTGGGGTCGGGGAGCCGACGGAGAAAGGCTTGAGACGCTGTTGCCCACGTTCCGCCAAGACGCTCGAATCGTTCGTGAAGCCCGTGCCATGCTCCCGGCGGTCCCCACTATAAATGCAAGAACGTTGCTTATGAGCGGTGACCGTGCGGCCGAATCACTGATCGCCGCCCTCAACGTGCTCGAACGTGAACTGCCCAACGCTCGCCGCATCCAATTGCAGGGGGTCGGCCACCTCTCGGCTGCAAATGGCGGCAACCCGCAACGGATCGCCTCGACACTCAAGGCATTCTTCAAGAACACTTCGGCTCCGTGA
- a CDS encoding NAD(P)-binding protein, which translates to MRIGIVGAGIGGLVAAAGLQADGHDVSIYERRPDAGAAGAGLTLFGNAIAALEVIGLGELVREVSSTALGRLRSGQRQPSGRWLVSLQPAESPSVRSLHRNDLHRVLVQRLEPETLHLAQTARTSADGLPVLSIDGHEERFDLVIAADGIHSVARARWGLDRGLRYAGYTAWRGVTTSTGHLSDEAGETWGRGARFGIVPLPDDRVYWFATRTTPPSCSWS; encoded by the coding sequence ATGCGCATCGGGATCGTCGGGGCCGGAATCGGAGGCCTGGTCGCCGCAGCGGGCCTGCAAGCGGATGGGCATGACGTTTCCATCTACGAGCGACGCCCCGATGCAGGAGCGGCCGGCGCTGGACTCACCCTTTTTGGCAACGCAATCGCGGCTTTGGAGGTGATCGGGCTCGGTGAGCTGGTGCGGGAGGTGAGCAGTACCGCCTTGGGGCGGTTGCGCTCAGGCCAACGTCAACCGTCCGGCCGATGGCTGGTCTCCCTGCAGCCTGCTGAATCCCCGAGCGTGCGAAGCCTGCACCGCAATGACCTGCATCGGGTGCTCGTGCAGCGCCTGGAGCCGGAAACGCTCCACCTCGCCCAGACGGCACGAACGTCCGCCGACGGATTGCCGGTGCTGAGCATCGACGGCCACGAGGAGCGCTTCGACCTGGTGATCGCCGCCGATGGCATCCACAGCGTTGCCCGCGCGCGATGGGGGCTGGATCGAGGACTCCGCTACGCCGGATACACCGCCTGGCGCGGCGTCACGACCTCCACCGGGCACCTCTCGGACGAGGCCGGAGAAACCTGGGGGCGAGGCGCACGCTTCGGGATCGTGCCGCTCCCCGACGACCGGGTCTACTGGTTCGCCACCCGCACGACGCCGCCTAGTTGTAGTTGGTCATGA
- a CDS encoding MarR family transcriptional regulator, which translates to MNASPHAHEPLLLALRRLRTDLAARDRVVAEAAHLKDSDLTVLEVLNREGPQSPTTLARRTNTHLATMTGVLTRLEKEGWIERRPDANDRRSIRIHATSVERFNALYAESIDQLHAVFDRWPPEQAQAFLSSITDIAQALETPADAESAAR; encoded by the coding sequence GTGAACGCTTCACCGCACGCCCACGAACCGCTCCTGCTCGCGCTCAGGCGACTCCGCACGGACCTGGCGGCACGTGATCGCGTAGTTGCGGAAGCCGCTCACCTCAAAGACAGCGACCTCACGGTGCTCGAAGTGCTCAACCGTGAGGGGCCGCAGTCCCCGACAACACTCGCACGGAGAACGAACACGCATCTGGCGACCATGACCGGGGTACTCACGCGGCTCGAAAAGGAGGGGTGGATCGAGCGTCGCCCAGACGCGAACGATCGCCGTTCGATCCGTATCCATGCCACCAGCGTGGAACGCTTCAACGCGCTCTACGCCGAGAGCATCGACCAACTCCATGCGGTATTCGACCGCTGGCCACCCGAACAGGCACAGGCGTTCCTGAGTTCGATCACCGATATCGCCCAGGCCCTTGAGACTCCGGCAGACGCTGAGAGCGCGGCTCGCTGA
- a CDS encoding Bax inhibitor-1/YccA family membrane protein produces the protein MTAEQASPMSVRRMLWRTLLLFVILHIAAIAGILLTLAPAVTAGDPQAVTVLPWLIGLFAGVVAFTLLRDQKRLTPSLIIVAVAAEGLFLGGIATYFEGRMPGVVLQVAFAALSVVVAFLPLAATVQIRRLRRGARTLLFVAGGYAVFMLHNLTLMEMDFIPEQTAWGQGATSVLGAPLGLILAALIVPSLAYTLARTVEHTEAAANERAPAHHAWQAGLNVMALILWHIVETPRSLVLAHNAAEEASGK, from the coding sequence ATGACGGCCGAACAAGCGTCCCCAATGTCTGTGCGTCGGATGCTTTGGAGAACGCTGTTGCTGTTCGTGATTCTGCACATCGCGGCGATCGCGGGCATCCTCTTGACCCTCGCACCTGCCGTGACCGCCGGAGACCCCCAGGCCGTCACGGTACTGCCTTGGTTGATCGGCCTTTTTGCTGGCGTTGTCGCGTTCACGCTGTTGCGCGATCAGAAACGTTTGACCCCGAGCCTGATTATCGTGGCAGTAGCTGCCGAGGGATTGTTTCTCGGGGGGATCGCCACCTACTTTGAGGGACGCATGCCGGGAGTCGTGCTGCAGGTCGCATTCGCGGCACTCTCCGTTGTCGTCGCATTCTTGCCGCTTGCCGCGACCGTGCAGATTCGGCGTCTCCGACGAGGCGCGCGCACGCTGCTGTTTGTGGCGGGCGGATACGCGGTATTCATGCTGCACAACCTCACACTCATGGAGATGGACTTCATCCCCGAACAGACCGCATGGGGGCAAGGTGCGACCTCGGTGCTGGGTGCACCGCTCGGCCTCATCCTCGCCGCGCTCATCGTGCCCTCGCTCGCCTACACCCTCGCCCGAACGGTCGAACACACCGAGGCGGCAGCGAACGAACGAGCACCGGCCCACCATGCATGGCAGGCCGGGCTCAACGTCATGGCCCTCATCCTCTGGCACATCGTCGAGACTCCTCGCAGCCTCGTGCTCGCGCATAACGCTGCTGAGGAAGCATCCGGCAAGTAG
- a CDS encoding Fe-S protein: MEALRGIVIVLHLISFAMLFGAWFAELLSKRQRVTGLMQWGLVAALVTGMALAAPWGLDGDLNYMKIGVKLVVLVMIGALLGIGGARHRRKKPNSSILFWSIGLLTLLNTGIAVLV, from the coding sequence ATGGAAGCCCTACGCGGCATCGTCATCGTCCTGCACCTGATCAGCTTTGCCATGCTCTTCGGGGCGTGGTTCGCTGAACTGCTCAGCAAGCGGCAGCGGGTTACCGGACTCATGCAGTGGGGACTGGTTGCGGCCCTGGTCACCGGCATGGCACTCGCCGCCCCCTGGGGGCTCGACGGCGATCTGAACTACATGAAGATCGGCGTCAAGCTCGTCGTGCTCGTCATGATCGGCGCGCTGCTCGGGATCGGCGGTGCCCGCCATCGCCGGAAGAAGCCGAACTCGTCGATCCTGTTCTGGTCTATTGGGCTGCTGACGCTGCTCAATACCGGCATTGCAGTCCTGGTATGA
- a CDS encoding NAD(P)-dependent oxidoreductase translates to MRILVPGATGMVGGHVVEQALGRGHEVVAIARNLAKLAIEHPRLTRAQGDILDAASVEPLLEGVDAVVSTVGIGASKQPTTLYSEGARNLLAGMDKYGVERIVVISSEVAEHWAHQGLFRLWVVLPLLQKFIGATYDDMRRMDVVLWESAAQWTAIRAPRIRPAAAKGRYRLDEEKPLPRGWMITAPDMATALLDIAERDGLGRKHVYVAN, encoded by the coding sequence GTGAGGATTCTGGTACCGGGGGCGACCGGCATGGTCGGTGGTCATGTGGTGGAACAGGCGCTCGGGCGCGGGCACGAGGTCGTCGCGATCGCGAGAAACCTGGCGAAGCTCGCTATCGAACATCCGCGCCTTACTAGGGCGCAAGGCGACATCCTCGACGCGGCGTCGGTCGAACCGCTTCTTGAGGGGGTCGACGCCGTGGTGAGCACCGTTGGAATCGGCGCTTCCAAGCAGCCCACGACCCTCTACTCCGAGGGTGCCCGGAACCTGCTCGCCGGGATGGATAAGTACGGCGTCGAGCGGATCGTGGTCATCTCGTCCGAGGTGGCCGAGCACTGGGCACATCAAGGGCTCTTCAGACTGTGGGTGGTGCTGCCGCTGTTGCAGAAGTTCATCGGCGCGACCTATGACGACATGCGCCGCATGGATGTCGTGCTTTGGGAGAGCGCCGCTCAGTGGACTGCGATTCGCGCACCTCGTATACGGCCAGCGGCCGCGAAGGGCCGCTATCGGCTCGATGAGGAGAAGCCGCTTCCGCGTGGCTGGATGATCACGGCGCCGGACATGGCGACGGCTCTGCTGGATATTGCCGAACGAGATGGCCTTGGCCGCAAGCATGTTTACGTCGCCAACTGA